The Rhabdothermincola sediminis genome contains the following window.
TCGCGTGGTCCTCCCGCGCGATGCCGAGCCCGCTCACGAAGAGCCGGTCCACCCGGAGCAGGTCGAGCTTCATCTCCCGCAGGACGCTGAGCGAGGCCTCACCGGTGCCGAAGTCGTCGAGACCGAGCTTGACGCCCTGGTTGCTGAGTGAGCGCAGCCCCGCCCAGACGGCGTCGCGCTGGAACCGGTTGTGGCGGAGCGCAGCTTCGGTGATGTCGAGGCACAGCTGCCACGGCTCGACGCCGTTGGAGTTGATGGCGCTCGTCACCGCGTCGGTCAACCCGCGGTCGGCCAGCTCGTGCGGCCCGACGTTGCAGCTGACGAACAGCTTCGGCACGTCGGGGGAGAGGGATTGCCACGCGGCGAGCTGCCAGCAGGCCTGGTTGAGCACCCAGCGCCCGACCTCCACGATACGGCCGCTCTTCTCGAGTAGCGGCAGGAAGTCGTGCGGGAACAGCATCCCGAGGCTGGTGGTGCCTGGCTGCAGCCAACGGATCAGCGCTTCGACGCCGACCAGCTCGTCGTTGTCGAGGCGCACGATGGGCTGGTAGAAGAGCTCGAACTCACCCTGCTCGAAGGCGTCCTGCAGGCGCCTGTCGTCGATGCGGGTGCTGAACCGGGCCCGCTTGGTCTCGTCGTGGATGATGAACGCGGCGTTGCCCTCACCGCGCGCCTCGACCAGCGCCCCGTACCCGTCCCGGACCATGTCGTCGAGTTCGTCGTAGTTGTCGGTGCTCACCGCGGCCCCGACGATCGGCCCGATGCGGACCGAGGTCCCACCGATGGTGAACGGCTCGGAGAGGTGCTCGATCAGGAACCGGGCGATGGTCTCGGCCCCGGCCACGTTCGGCACCTTGGGGATCACGACGCCGAAGACCGCACCCTCGTAGCGGACGACGGCGAGCCCGGGGACGTCGATCGCCCGAAGGCGCTCGCCGCCGAGCCGGAGGAGCTCGTCACCCACGTCGGGCCCGAGGGTGTCGTTGACGTCGCGCAGCGCGGCTGCTTCGACGAGTGCGAGGACTGCCACGGTGCTCTCGGACTTGCTCTCCTCGACCGCTCGCCGCAGGGCAGGCAGGAGCGCGGCCCTGGTCGGCAAGCCGGTGATGGGGTCGGTGGTCTGATCGGATTCGCTCGGCCCGTCGACGGGTGCTGCCGGGGACCGGAGCAGCCTGCGGAACTTGCCGCCTCGCTCCGCCTCGCCCGCTGGCTGCGCTGGCTGGTTCATCACCGACCCTCCCTCCGGTAGGCAGCACGAATGCTACGCGCCTGACGGTGGGGACGCCGCGTGGATCGGCTCGTCCTGGGCCAGCGGTCGAGCTCGTACGGGCGGGAT
Protein-coding sequences here:
- a CDS encoding putative bifunctional diguanylate cyclase/phosphodiesterase produces the protein MNQPAQPAGEAERGGKFRRLLRSPAAPVDGPSESDQTTDPITGLPTRAALLPALRRAVEESKSESTVAVLALVEAAALRDVNDTLGPDVGDELLRLGGERLRAIDVPGLAVVRYEGAVFGVVIPKVPNVAGAETIARFLIEHLSEPFTIGGTSVRIGPIVGAAVSTDNYDELDDMVRDGYGALVEARGEGNAAFIIHDETKRARFSTRIDDRRLQDAFEQGEFELFYQPIVRLDNDELVGVEALIRWLQPGTTSLGMLFPHDFLPLLEKSGRIVEVGRWVLNQACWQLAAWQSLSPDVPKLFVSCNVGPHELADRGLTDAVTSAINSNGVEPWQLCLDITEAALRHNRFQRDAVWAGLRSLSNQGVKLGLDDFGTGEASLSVLREMKLDLLRVDRLFVSGLGIAREDHAIVRHIASLAHDLGCLAVAEGVETEEQARFLVELGVDLAQGFRYGKPQTAQEIAKRLAPDAAKGADRWDPSNVLPG